The following coding sequences are from one Lolium rigidum isolate FL_2022 chromosome 6, APGP_CSIRO_Lrig_0.1, whole genome shotgun sequence window:
- the LOC124660581 gene encoding fe-S cluster assembly factor HCF101, chloroplastic encodes MDRRRRSSRAASSSADATVASVEDAKRDVLIALSQIIDPDFGTDIVSCGFIKDLEISDALEEVSFRVELTTPACPVKDMFEEKANEVVVALPWVKKVNVTMSAQPAQPVYAGELPEGLQKISNIIAVSSCKGGVGKSTVAVNLAYTLAGMGARVGIFDADVFGPSLPTMVSPEIRLLVVNPENKSILPTEYLGVKLVSFGFAGQGRAIMRGPMVSGVINQLLTTTDWGELDYLVIDMPPGTGDIHLTLCQVAPLTAAVIVTTPQKLAFIDVAKGVRMFSKLKVPCVAVVENMCYFDADEKRYYPFGQGSGAQVVQQFGIPNLFELPIRPTLSASGDSGIPDVVADPQGDVAKTFQNLGVCVVQQCAKIRQQVSTAVSYDRSIRAIRVKVPDSDEEFLLHPATVRRNDRSAQSVDEWTGEQKVQYGDIPEDIEPEEIRPMGNYAVSITWPDGFSQIAPYDQLDMLERLVDVPHPATPAVVS; translated from the exons ATGGACCGGCGCCGGCGGTCCTCGAGAGCCGCGTCGTCTAGCG CTGATGCAACCGTGGCATCAGTGGAGGATGCCAAGAGAGACGTGCTCATAGCGCTCTCCCAGATTATCGATCCTGATTTCGGCACGGACATCGTGTCATGTGGGTTTATCAAGGATTTGGAGATCAGCGATGCCTTAGAGGAG GTCTCATTTCGTGTGGAGCTGACGACTCCGGCATGCCCAGTCAAGGACATG TTTGAAGAAAAAGCAAATGAGGTTGTTGTTGCACTTCCATGGGTTAAGAAGGTCAATGTTACAATGTCTGCACAACCCGCGCAACCGGTATATGCAGGGGAACTCCCGGAAGGACTACAGAAAATTTCGAACATCATAGCAGTTTCAAGCTGCAAG GGCGGAGTTGGAAAGTCTACAGTCGCTGTAAATCTCGCTTATACCTTAGCTGGTATGGGAGCAAGAGTTGGAATTTTCGATGCTGATGTCTTTGGTCCAAGCCTGCCAACTATGGTTTCTCCAGAGATCCGCCTGCTAGTGGTG AACCCAGAAAACAAAAGTATTCTTCCGACTGAGTATTTGGGCGTCAAATTGGTGTCGTTTGGCTTTGCTGGACAAGGAAGAGCGATCATGCGAGGTCCAATGGTTTCAGGAGTCATTAATCAGTTGCTTACCACGACTGACTG GGGTGAACTTGACTACCTTGTCATTGACATGCCTCCTGGAACAGGGGATATACACTTAACACTCTGTCAG GTAGCTCCGTTGACTGCAGCTGTGATTGTTACCACCCCTCAGAAGCTGGCTTTTATTGATGTTGCAAAGGGTGTTAGGATGTTTTCTAAGCTGAAG GTTCCATGTGTTGCGGTTGTTGAGAACATGTGTTACTTTGATGCTGACGAAAAGCGCTATTATCCATTTGGGCAAGGTTCTGGTGCTCAG GTTGTGCAGCAGTTTGGAATACCTAACCTCTTTGAGTTGCCAATAAGGCCAACC CTTTCAGCTTCTGGAGATAGTGGAATACCTGATGTAGTGGCTGATCCCCAAGGGGATGTTGCCAAGACATTTCAGAATCTTGGAGTATGTGTTGTTCAACAATGTGCTAAAATTAGACAACAAG TTTCAACAGCAGTGtcctatgatagatcaattagagCAATCAGAGTGAAAGTACCAGATTCGGATGAAGAGTTCTTGTTGCACCCAGCAACAGTCAGACGGAACGACCGATCTGCTCAAAGTGTG GATGAATGGACCGGAGAACAGAAAGTACAATATGGTGATATACCTGAAGACATCGAGCCTGAAGAGATACGGCCGATGGGCAACTATGCTGTTTCGATAACTTGGCCTGATGGATTTAGTCAG ATAGCGCCCTATGATCAGTTGGATATGCTTGAGCGGTTAGTAGATGTTCCTCATCCAGCGACACCTGCAGTGGTCTCTTAA
- the LOC124659744 gene encoding GDSL esterase/lipase At4g10955-like, producing MDKMRSRKDLFEVSGPTYLTYVNWNCPHHRRSVMASLVQGAYVLERDRQLNQQGPDALAPAWWKFFHFELRQELVDDVDSSIFGAVYAFKPPYNILDPAAAASAPHYVVAFRGTIRNKASASRDLELDLQLARNGGLERSTRFLVAMHAIRNVVSAAGAGHGRVWLAGHSLGSAISTLGGKIMARAGILLPAFLFNPPFLSAPVERIPHKKVKHGIRIAKSFVTAGVATVLQHKGGGGDEAFAALARWVPNVLVNPADHISAEYVGYFGHRKKMEDIGAGAVGRLATRHSVTHLLQGIGKPGGSEPLHLFPSAVLTVNRGPSPDFKTAHGIHQWWRPDLAMQLHCSAYSYA from the exons ATGGACAAAATGCGGTCACGGAAGGATCTTTTCGAGGTTTCAGGACCTACGTATTTGACATATGTGAACTG GAACTGCCCGCACCACCGGCGATCGGTGATGGCGAGCCTCGTCCAAGGCGCGTACGTGCTGGAGCGCGACCGGCAGCTTAACCAGCAGGGCCCGGACGCGCTGGCGCCGGCGTGGTGGAAGTTCTTCCACTTCGAGCTTCGGCAGGAGCTCGTGGACGACGTCGactcctccatcttcggcgcgGTGTACGCGTTCAAGCCGCCGTACAACATTCTCGACCCCGCGGCGGCCGCCAGCGCGCCGCACTACGTCGTCGCCTTCCGAGGGACCATCAGGAACAAGGCTTCGGCGTCCAGGGACCTCGAGCTGGACCTCCAGCTCGCCCGGAACGGCGGACTCGAGCGCAGCACCCGTTTCCTAGTCGCGATGCATGCCATCCGCAACGTCGTGTCGGCCGCGGGCGCGGGGCACGGCCGCGtctggctggccggccactcgctGGGTTCCGCCATCTCGACCCTCGGCGGGAAGATCATGGCCAGGGCGGGCATCCTCCTCCCCGCGTTCCTCTTCAACCCGCCGTTCCTGTCGGCGCCGGTGGAGAGGATCCCGCACAAGAAGGTGAAGCACGGCATCCGCATCGCCAAGAGCTTCGTCACGGCCGGGGTGGCCACCGTCCTGCAGCAcaagggcggcggcggggacgagGCCTTCGCGGCGCTGGCGCGGTGGGTGCCGAACGTGCTCGTGAACCCGGCGGACCACATCAGCGCGGAGTACGTCGGGTACTTCGGCCACCGCAAGAAGATGGAGGACATCGGCGCGGGCGCCGTCGGGAGGCTGGCAACGAGGCACTCGGTCACGCACCTGCTGCAGGGCATCGGCAAGCCGGGAGGCAGCGAGCCCCTGCACCTGTTTCCTTCGGCCGTCCTGACGGTGAACCGCGGCCCGTCGCCGGACTTCAAGACCGCGCACGGGATCCACCAGTGGTGGAGGCCGGACTTGGCCATGCAGCTGCACTGCAGCGCCTATTCGTACGCTTGA
- the LOC124666779 gene encoding DNA-directed RNA polymerase I subunit rpa43-like isoform X2, which yields MEGIRHSEAKLTVYVHPSNADDVRRAVARQLNTLLFSYEDRFDGVLLAHEFQIEGHKAKLMDGLVPYFGVPVHANMLMFSPQPGMILEGKVEMLGKESIHAIVLGVFSAAIMSDDIADRFRFKRKRGGGKFISKSDRGHEIKRGSMIRFSVKRVDTEMNCHITGSLVPPHTGSMLWLSVHDAKYASEINSGKSKSRDVDIKIEQSVHDHTTVNNEDTVTNSERPRKSRKRNDDAN from the exons atgGAGGGGATCCGGCACTCGGAGGCGAAGCTCACGGTGTACGTGCACCCCTCCAACGCCGACGAcgtccgccgcgccgtcgcccgcCAGCTCAACACCCTCCTCTTCTC GTATGAAGATCGGTTTGATGGCGTGTTGCTAGCACACGAATTTCAAATCGAGGGTCATAAAGCCAAACTCATGGATGGTTTGGTGCCCTATTTCGGCGTGCCGGTGCATGCAAACATGCTGATGTTTTCTCCCCAGCCAGGCATGATCCTGG AAGGGAAGGTTGAAATGCTTGGCAAGGAATCAATCCATGCAATTGTCTTGGGGGTTTTCTCAGCAGCTATTATGTCAGATGATATCGCTGACAGATTCAGATTCAAAAGA AAGAGAGGTGGAGGAAAATTTATAAGCAAGTCAGACAGGGGCCATGAGATTAAAAGGGGAAGCATGATACGGTTTTCTGTTAAAAG GGTGGACACTGAAATGAATTGTCACATAACTGGATCTTTAGTGCCACCTCACACAGGATCCATGCTTTGGCTATCAGTTCATGATGCTAAATATGCATCAGAAATTAACAG TGGCAAAAGTAAATCAAGGGACGTCGATATTAAAATCGAGCAGAGCGTACACGATCACACAACTGTGAACAATGAAGATACTGTGACAAATTCTGAACGGCCACGCAAGTCCAGGAAGAGGAATGATGATGCCAATTAA
- the LOC124666779 gene encoding DNA-directed RNA polymerase I subunit rpa43-like isoform X1 → MEGIRHSEAKLTVYVHPSNADDVRRAVARQLNTLLFSYEDRFDGVLLAHEFQIEGHKAKLMDGLVPYFGVPVHANMLMFSPQPGMILEGKVEMLGKESIHAIVLGVFSAAIMSDDIADRFRFKRKRGGGKFISKSDRGHEIKRGSMIRFSVKRVDTEMNCHITGSLVPPHTGSMLWLSVHDAKYASEINRISSGKSKSRDVDIKIEQSVHDHTTVNNEDTVTNSERPRKSRKRNDDAN, encoded by the exons atgGAGGGGATCCGGCACTCGGAGGCGAAGCTCACGGTGTACGTGCACCCCTCCAACGCCGACGAcgtccgccgcgccgtcgcccgcCAGCTCAACACCCTCCTCTTCTC GTATGAAGATCGGTTTGATGGCGTGTTGCTAGCACACGAATTTCAAATCGAGGGTCATAAAGCCAAACTCATGGATGGTTTGGTGCCCTATTTCGGCGTGCCGGTGCATGCAAACATGCTGATGTTTTCTCCCCAGCCAGGCATGATCCTGG AAGGGAAGGTTGAAATGCTTGGCAAGGAATCAATCCATGCAATTGTCTTGGGGGTTTTCTCAGCAGCTATTATGTCAGATGATATCGCTGACAGATTCAGATTCAAAAGA AAGAGAGGTGGAGGAAAATTTATAAGCAAGTCAGACAGGGGCCATGAGATTAAAAGGGGAAGCATGATACGGTTTTCTGTTAAAAG GGTGGACACTGAAATGAATTGTCACATAACTGGATCTTTAGTGCCACCTCACACAGGATCCATGCTTTGGCTATCAGTTCATGATGCTAAATATGCATCAGAAATTAACAG AATTTCCAGTGGCAAAAGTAAATCAAGGGACGTCGATATTAAAATCGAGCAGAGCGTACACGATCACACAACTGTGAACAATGAAGATACTGTGACAAATTCTGAACGGCCACGCAAGTCCAGGAAGAGGAATGATGATGCCAATTAA